The sequence TACAGGCATTGGTGCTACATTTGAGCTGTCATGAAACATTCAAGAGATAGTTTCTAGTCAGTAGTAggctgtataattttttttttttttttttgagatagagtcttgctctgtcactgggctggagtgcaatggcgtgatctcagctcgctgcaacctctgcctcccaggttcaagtgattctcctgcctcagcctcctgagtagctgggactataggcacatgccaccacgcccagctaattttttttttttttttttaagtagaggcggggttttaccatgttggccaggatggtctccatctcttgacctcatgatccgccctccttggccttccaaagtgctgggattacaggtgtgagccagcctAGCCTATATAATTTTGCAGCTGAGGGGCAATGGTTTGCTGGGAGAGAGAGGTTTAGTTGAGAATCTTCAGCATGTTGATGGCATTTGAAGCTGTGGGCTTATATTACAGACAGAACCTGAGAAGTGAGGGATGGGCCAAAACCAGAGTCCTGGGAAACACCAGCCTGTGGTACTCAGAGAGAAAAACGGATTTCAAGGGGGGCTAGGGATGTTGCAAACAGGGAAAAGTCAGGAGAGCAATGTTATGAGAGCTAAGGAAAGCAGGGCAATGCATCACATCAAGTAAGGCCAAAAGGTCCAGAAAGCTAAAGACTAAGAAAAGTACATTGGGCTTATCTTTCCATAACCTCATGTTATTAATATGTAAgatgataaattatttaattggcatgaattttaaaaatctagtgtGATTCCAGTTTCCAGCTATGTATGCTCTTTTGGATTGTGTTTTCTGGTAACAGTGTCACTGGTCATCTGCCTCCTCTGCTTGCCTTAACATTCTGTGCAGAACTCAGTCATTGCTGAGgttttaaataaacaatgaatTTTCTCATGGGTGTGTAGATTAGCCTTGGGGTTCAGCCTCAAACTTTGTGGCATATATAGATGtgaataatgcatataaaattgaaaataaggaCTCCAAAGTGAATGACTTGAAGACTTAAAATAGTAACACTtttgattcttccagttttcatTATGAAAGAAGATTTTCAATGACCCCACAATAATATGAGTTTTTACTcaagaaaaagtaattttcatGGATATAATTATGTCTGCATTAGTCAGGGTACACCTATTTTATAAGCTTATTTTGTCACACAGGGACTCATCAATGCATTACCTTAAATAACAAGGAAGTTTAGTTCTTCCTCATGTGAAGGTCTGAAATGTGTGTTCCAGATCATGCTAGTCAGCTCCACCTGGTCATTCAGGGCCCCAGGTTTCTCCAGGTTGTTGCTTCTACCATCCCCTGGGGATGGCTACATGGTTGAACCCTGGTTGTGCCATGCCTAAATAATGgctggaaggagggaagagaatgTGAAGTGGGCATACTCACGATCAGAAAGCCTAAACCCAGAAGTGGCATACATCTTTCCATTCTATTGGCGAATGTGGCTTTACCTCATTTCAGGACCTTAGAAATAGGATCTAACCAAGTTCTTAAGAAGAGAATAGATTTTAGTGTGCAACTAGTACACTAGCCTCAGCCACAGTAGCCTTTAGTTTttatacagtcatcccttggtatccacaGAGGATTGGTTCCAGAATCCTCCTTGGAAACCAGAATCTGAGATGCTCAAGTCCCTATGTAAAATGGTGTTGTATTTACATAGGACCTGCGCACATTCTCCCATGTACTTTACATCATCTCTACATTACTTATAATACCAAATACAAcgtaaatgttatataaatagttgttatactgtgttttttatttgtattatttttattgttgtattgttattattgggtttttccaaatatttttggatCCACAGTCGAATCTTCCAATGCAGAATCTGAGGAGATGGAGGGCTGACTATATTTTCATCAAAATctgaatattttaacaaacagtATGGGAACTTATCGTAATCATTTCTACAGATTATGGAAGGCTTGCTATTTTCATGAAGCATCCAAGGATGGGACACTTCACAGTTGAATTCACTCACATATAATTTTGGAACATCTGCTGTGTGCTAAGCACCCTCTGGGCTCCAGGGATGGAGCAGTGGACCAGGCAGACAGGGCCTGGGTGGTCAGATCCAGGCCCAGGACTTGAGTCACCTGGTCCACTTTCCACTAAAAAGATAGAGCCATTtgttgtcaaatcttttttttttctttttttttttttttaatgagacaggatctctctttgtcacctaggctggagtacagtgatatgatcacagctcactgcagcctctgcctgctggaCTCATGCGATCCCTCTGCTTTAGccacctgagtggctgggactataggcctgagccaccatgcctggctagtttttgtattttttgtagagacatggtctcactatgtctcaaactcctggccccaggcaatcctcccaccttggcctcccaaaatgctaggattacaggcatgagccactatgcccgaccTTTTAGCTATTCTTTAAGTGAAGTTTTTCTTCCACGAGTCTTCATCTTTgcatgccaaaaacaaaaacaaacaacaaaaacagaacaaaacaaaaataaaaaacattggaATGAATACAGTTAGATATAATTAAGCAGTCAGATGCCCTGAAAAGCTGGGTCATCTCAGCAAACACTTCCAGTTGTGAAATTCCATTTCTAAAATTGGCAGCAAAGCTTTCTCAGATCCTCAAAAAAATCTCCAGCCTGAAATAATGGCCTGGCGCCGAACATTTGACTCTTGTTGATGGATAGCCTTTGTTACGTGTATTACTCTTGGCAGCCTCATTGTCAGTCTGGACATTTTATTTCCCAGTTTGCAAACATTAATGTGCTTTAGTGTCAGGCAAAATAACATACCCTGTTTTTATGGAAAGGCATAACTCCTTTTAGCCATCCAGGGTGATTTATTAGACTATACTACGTGTCTGGATTAGCAttctctaatttaaaaacatattttttaaaagatggatttttttttagctttatgtTGTTGATAGATAATAAACTCATTTTGGCAGccatttttaaagcactttcgAAGGTAATTGGGCCCTCAGACAGCAGGAGTTTGCCATAAGAACAGTTtatctttgcttctttttatgCTGATTCTTACAGAGTTTAGTCATGAACTACTCTATCTGTCCACTTCTCTTCAGCTGGAAAATGTATATACATTCATAGGCTACTTCATTATtcaaagaaaagatgtttatattCATAGATCATTTCATTATTCAGGGTAATTGTATATTAGTGACTAGAAAGATTTACCACATATACTTTGTGGCAGAAATATAGATACTCTCAGATCtcatatataaactttttttgaCATTTATTATCACCCTATATTAAATGAGAAGTTGTATGTCCAAAATGTGGAGTGAATTGTAAGAGATCCTGGTTATTTTACTCAGTTAACAATTTTCCTAAAGGAAGATTTTTCAGAGGTCAGAAAAATTAAGGATTATGGGCGACCTTGGTAAAGGATAGGGTAGATTTTCTAGGAGGAAGGGATAGCTTGTGGAAAGTGGTGGAAGTGTTGAAGAATGAGGTGTGTTGTGTGTTGGAGGAAAGCAGGCCTTTGGCTTGGTAGAGAGGGCCAGTGAGTACGAGGGCGGGGCCAGAACAGAGTGACAGGCTGTGTGTGGCCCCTTCCAGAAGGTGCTGATAGAGAAGGGTAGTGACTGGTCAGGGTTACCTTTTAAATCAATCCTTCTGGCTGTGGAGAAGGCAAGATTATTAGAGGGGCATGCTTAATCAGCAAGAAGACCAAGAAAGAGCCCATTGCCAGCCAGACAAAAGCTGCCTGAGGCCAGAACCCAGGTAGTAGCTGTATGAAGGAGAAGGGGATGGAAAAGCACCAGGAGGAAGAATCTGCAAGACATGGGGAGCAGACAACATGTGCAGGGGCAGGGAATGGAGAGAGTGGGACGACACCCAGTCTAGGCGTGACTGCTGAGTGGGTGTTGGCACCTCCCAGAGAGCGAGCCCGGAAGACGGTGCAGGCTGGGGAGCCGGAAGGTAGACGGCGAAGCTGAATCCCACAGTACTGAGTTCAGCAGAGGTTAGGAACTCCGACCAACCTCACAGAGGGGATTTCATGTGTCAGTGTCAGTGGTCgagaaataatgaaattataattGAAAAGTGATTGAGCCGGTACCTGTTATGGTGGGTGCAAAAGGCCACGACACACGTGGGATTTGGCTCGCTGAAGCTGGAAACTGTTTGGACTCCTCTGTAGCACTCTGACCTCTAACTCTCTCTATCGTCTCTCTAGGAAACCGTATCACCCAAAACTGGAAGCTTTCGTTAGTCACATGTCAAAAGGATCCGGAGCCTCTTTCGAAAGCcccttgaactccttgcctcttTACCCAAATCACCCGCTGTGTGAGATGGGAGAGCTCACCCAGACAGGTATGTGTGACAGCCACGTGCTCGGGGGCTCCCCGACCCGCTCTTCTGCTTGCATACCTTCCGAGCAGTTCTCGGCGCGGTGCTGTGCAGCTCAGAGGGGTAAGCAAGGACTGGCTCTGCAAGGAGCTTGGTCACGAGGGCCTCTAAATAAACATCAGAGTTATCAAAACTAAATAGAACCTTTCTCCTTCTTACAAAAACAATACGTGTTCATGAAGATAAATTAGGAAAgacaagtaaaaggaagaaaaaatttaagcAACCGTAATTCCACCACAGAAATAGGCCCTTAAGAGTAACCCTTCTTCCTGTGCTTATGCGCGTACACATCTTACTAAACACACTATTTCATAACCCACTTTTCCACTCAACATATTTTGGTAATATTTCCCTATGAATAACTGTTTATCCACAACATCATTTGTGATAGCTCCATATTCCTTCACTCTGGATGGGCAATTGatcatttatttaactaatcTCATGTTCTCAGATGTTTCTAACAAAACGTCTAATAGGTTTTCATGTACAAGACCTTAGGGAGGAAAATGCGTGGCACATTTCTCCTGCGCGTGGAGTTTGTTTGGCTGAGCTGAGTCCTCACGGAAGCGCAGCTTTCCCTCTGCAGCCCTAGTCAGACCATGTGCAGTCAGTTCACCGTCAGGGTAGGTTGGTGAGTTAACTGTGGAGTCATCTTTGCTGTGAATAGAGGAACAGGTGGTCCTTCAAGAGGTTTCAGTTTTCTGATTCTTCAGTCTGGAACCTCAGAGGACCTTCGCTTGGTCACCAGCCTTTTTGGGTGAATTGGGAAGACCCATTGGCCACGTTCTGTTTTCATGTTGCATCAGCCTCTTAGGACCTCAGCGGGGATGGGGGGAAGGTCCATGTCCTATAGTTGGCCCTCTTAGGTTTTGCCATTATTATTGGGGGAATGAtattgggtgacagagtggagcAAGCTGAAGCCTCTGGAGGACTAGTCATGGATAAGGAGTTGTGTCAAAAGCCTTTGGCAATTAGTTCCACATGCATTACTTTAGAACAAGGGTTTTCATCCTAACAGATCCAACACCCTCTTTGATTACACAATTATTTTGCAGTCTCCCTCAACTATCATGaagtgaaatttaaatataatataaccagccgggcatggtgcctcgcgcctgtaatcccagcactttgggaggctaaggtaggagaatcgtttgagcccaagggtttgagagcagcctgagcaacatagtggagccccatctctacaaacaattttttaaaattagccaagtatggtggcacgtgcctgtagtcccagctactcaggtgctgaggtgggaggaccacttgagcgcaggggagttcaaggctgcagtgaaccatgacgatcatgccactgcactccagcctgagtgacagagtgagacctgtctcaatgaatgaatgaatgaatgaatgaatgaatgaatgaatgtaatcTTTCTATAcagttaattatttaaaagtcataCCAGGGTCCCCAGctataacaaacaaaaagaaattgatttattACCTAATTATATGTGTCTCACTATAAATGCCTAAGAACAGCTACActagaaaatagaatgaaatctTCAAATGCTTGTACATAAATGTGACTCTGACAGCTACAAATGCAGATGATTGATGGATGCTGTATTGGTGACTCTAATACCACATGTTAGGACATGGTTTTTCTGAAATTCTGATCAAAACAAAGTGTAGATGTTCCTTAGTTTATATTGTATTTCTGGAAAATTCAGCCAACGTTAATATTATTCAAAAATGGTTTTGTGTTCCagacacaaaaaaacagaattagaTTCTACAGGCTAAAGTACTCAAATATGTTTTGTACATGATGGAGTGTCTTGTGCTGCATTCAAAAGTTTTGTGGGACAGAGACGCGTGTCCTTTCTGGAGACTATCTAGGCCCCAGCCCCCACCCATTAGGTGCCAAGAATGCCCTTCCCCATATTATTGTGATAACTCCACCCCCAAGCCCTGTCTGAAGGCAGTAGCACTCTTGCTGAGAACTGCTGGTTAGACTCTCTggttaaaaataacagaaaccaCTTCAAGCgaaaaagggaaatttattaTAAGGATTCAGGAATGACTCACAGACTCCAAGACCAAGAGTTTGATCAGACCTCTAGAGACTGGAACCAGGAATAAAAAAGCTCTCTTGTCCCTGCTTCTCTCTCTAATTTTTTGCTGTGTCTATCAACAGAATTACAAtcccagccacacacacacagatgaatTTGCAAATCCAAattcttgagagagagagaatccttGAGGTCCTGGGGTTAGCATCCATCAGCCCTGGCTAACAGGTCAGGGTGACTGTGCAGAGAACAGGAGGTGAGGGTGCCAGTCTCTAGATCCAGGAGCTGCTACCTGAGAAGAGGCTGGAGGGTTGGTCCTCACACACCTAATCATTCATTCAGATCTTTCTTCTCCACTCATCTATCATCGTCATTGTTTCTAAATTAGTATTACTCTAGAAATCATTTTTGTAATACTGTCTGCTCCTGTTTCCTCATTCTCTTTTAATGgtcacttttatttctattttaaatatcatgAAAAATGCATGACTGTTGTAAACAGCTTTTGTCCCTGGTGCACTTATGGCAGCCCACAGTAACTATGTAAGATAAGATTGCTCACGAGTGCCTACCCTGTTGAAGATGCTTTGGCAGCTGCTGAGTGTGAGGGGGTAGCAGGATGAATAGGACCCTCCTGCCTGTCCTAAAGGAGCCTGCAGCTGCAGCAAACAATGCGTGTGGAGACAACTGCCCTTAATGCTGGATACTGCAGGGCCTTAGAGAGTAAACACAGGCCTTGGAGTCAGACCTGTAGCATGGGGAGGAGCCTGTCTTCCCAGTGGCTGGTGGTGAATTCGATGAGGTAGCATGTGTAGAGTGCCTAGTGCAGTGCTGGCATGTGAGAGGCTCCCAATAAATGCAGTTGATGTCGTCATGGTCCAGCAGCATATGGGAAGAGGAAGGAATTATTAACTTGACCAGGGAGAAGACGAAGGAAAGAACTACAAAGAAGGTGGTGTTGGAGCCAGACCCTGGGAGGATTTCTCTAGGGAGAGAAAGGGGAACAGTATGAACAAAGCCATGAAGATGCAGGCTATGTTTGGCAAGTATAAGAAGCCCTAAATAGCTAGAACTTAGTATTTCAGCATGAAAATGTAAGGGACTTTAAGAGCATAAAATTAGGACCAGATGGGGCCTTGGGTTTTAGCTCTGCCACTTTTTAACTGTGAATGGTTCAAggccttcatttcttcatctataaaataaggaaaatggggatgatagtaataataatctaCCTTCTtcactgggtttttgtttttctgagggttaaatgagaaAGCCCTGGCACGCAGTAAGCACTCTAACTTTATGTGGCCCAACCAAATAAAATAGGCGCAGCAGCGAACTAGGGCGAGACACAGAATCTTAATGTTTGTCTCTCATGGTTTGCGTGTTTTTTGCAAAGCGTCTTGGAAATGCCAAAGCCTGTTCCAGCCTTTAGTTCCTGGGTTCCTGGGGGAGTTCTGCTCTCAGCCCTCTTCATTCACAGTAGGATGCAGACATCCTTTGTGGGTTTTGCTGAGCTGTTCCCTTTCCCGGGGGAATGTATTTCCCTCTGTCTCACGATTTTCAGCTGAACTTGTCTCATCTTTGCAGTGGGATGTTTCATACTGTTTGGACATCTGGATAAATGGTGTCACTGGTCTCAGGGCCTGTGTGTAGAACTCATGCCCATGACAGATTGTGTCCTGTTACCTTCTCCTACAGGATGAGAGTGAGCTTGTTTTTGTCTTGGGTTGCCTTCTCCTGCTTAAAGATAAGGCTTTTTCcagttttaaacatttattatactGTGATAGTTCAAAACTCAAACAGTACTAGGAGGTAAACTTTAAATTCTTGCTTCCACCCATGTTCCATCCACCTCATTTTTGTACCTCCATCACCCCCAAGGAACCATTGAGATTAGTTTCTTACACAATGTTCCAAAGTTTCTTTATGCAAAACTCAGGCAACTGCAAAtacatattcttatttttccctctctttcgTTTTAAAGGAGCATAATCAACATACTGCTCTACACTTGGCTTTTTTCAAGTATTCTGTCTGGGTGTCAGGAGATTCTTCCATATCATACAGAGAGTGCATGTGTGTTGACGAGTCTGTAAAGCCCTCAGGATCAGGCAGAACGTACCCAGCAGGTTATCAGAGAACATTCGGTTGGCAGGCTGGGGAGGATGGGGTCATGGAGGGGACTCCCCAGCAGTGAGGAGACAGCAGCAAGCAGGGAATCTGCGGTCAGCCTTCGCCTGAGCCGTTTCCCTGAGCACTCCCTGCACACGGAGGACAGCTGGACAGGAGGGAAAAACCTCTCCGTAGGCCCTTGCAATTACAGATATCCCCTGGCTGGGCGACTCCTAACCCTGAGACCCACCAGTCACAACACTCTCCCCAGGGAAGAGGCCGGTCTGGAGGACAGGTGCGAGGCAGATGGTCCAAAGGCCGTGGTTCCCAAGGCCAGGGCCCCACTCTGCTCATCCTTCATGGATACCCCCAAGAGGCTCCCTTCACAAGCTGTTGTGAACTGGAGCTTGTAACTTCCACACCATGGGGAAACAGGCTAGATGCCACTCTCTTGCACTACACTCTGCCCTAAAACACTCCAGAGCTGGACACGGACTCCACCTCCCCTTGCTGTTTCTTTTGCTCAGCTGGAAGTAAGGAAAGCTTTGTGTGCTTGTGTTTCAGGAGTCGTGCAGCATTTGCAGAACGGCCAGCTGCTGAGGGACATCTATCTAAAGAAACACAAACTCCTGCCCAATGATTGGTCTGCAGACCAGCTGTATTTAGAGACCACTGGGAAAAGTCGGACCCTACAAAGTGGGCTGGCCCTGCTTTATGGCTTTCTCCCAGATTTTGACTGGAAGAAGATTTATTTCAGGCACCAGCCAAGTGCGCTGTTCTGCTCTGGAACCTGCTATTGCCCCGTAAGAAACCAGTATCTGGAAAAGGAGCAGCGTCGTCAGTACCTCCTACGTTTGAAAAACAGCCAGCTGGAGAAGACCTATGGGGAGATGGCCAAGATCGTGGACGTCCCCACCAAGCAGCTTCGAGCTGCCAACCCCATAGACTCCATGCTCTGCCACCTCTGCCACAATGTCAGCTTTCCCTGTACCAGAAATGGCTGTGTTGACATGGAGCACTTCAAGGTAATTAAGACCCATCAGATCGAGGATGAAAGGGAGAGACGGGAGAAGAAATTGTACCTTGGGTATTCTCTCCTGGGTGCCCACCCCATCCTGAACCAAACCATCGGCCGGATGCAGCGTGCCACCGAGGGCAGGAAAGAAGAGCTCTTTGCCCTCTACTCTGCTCAtgatgtcactctgtcaccagttCTCAGTGCCTTGGGCCTTTCAGAAGCCAGATTCCCAAGGTTTGCAGCCAGGTTGATCTTTGAGCTTTGGCAAGACAGAGAAAAGCCCAATGAACATTCCGTCCGGATTCTTTACAATGGCGTCGATGTCACATTCCACACCTCTTTCTGCCAAGACCACCACAAGCGTTCTCCCAAGCCCATGTGCCCGCTGGAAAACTTGGTCCGCTTTGTCAAAAGGGACATGTTTGTAGCCCTGGGTGGCAGTAGTACAAATTATTATGATGCATGTCACAGGGAAGGATTCTAAAAGGTGTGCAGTACAGCAGCATAGAATCTGTGCCAATACAGGGCACTGGGAAAAGTCCACTTCTAGTTCTGTCTGTTGCTAAGGGTAGaaaattattgctttttaaagGCTTTGTGGGAACCACAGATGGTTGGGGTTGAACAGTAAGCACGTTGCTGTAATGTGGTATGTGAATTTCTTGGTATAAAATGGCCAGTTCATAGAGGAATAGAAGGTATTTTGTCACAGCCAGACTTTGCTTAGAATGCCAGAATAATATAGTTCAAGACCCGAAGTCACCAATCCAAGTTTGCACTCTTCTGGCCTGCCCCATGGTACTATGTGATGGAACCAGCACACCTCAGccaaaaattttttaatcttaGACATTTTTACCTTGCCCTTTCTAAGAATTTCTTAAAGTGATTTATCTAAAATAGGGgttgcaaactttttctgtaaagggccagattgTAACTATTTCAGACTATGTGGACCAAAAAGCCACATACAGTCTCTGTCataactactcaactctgttCCTGAAGCAGGAAAGCAACCACAGACAGTATGTAAAGGAATATGTGTAGCTGGGTTCCCAGGCCAGACAAAACAGATGGTGGCCAGATTTGGCTCCTGGGCTGTAGTTTGCTAACCCCTGATCTAAAAAATAGGCTATACTACAATTGcacttccagcactttgagaacgGGTTGAATACCAAGAATTATTCAATGGTTCCTCCAGTAACTTCTGCTAGAAACACAGAATTTGGTCTGTATCTGACACTAGAACAAAACTTGAGGGCAAATAAACATTGAATTAGAATGAATCATAGAAAACTGATTAGAAGAATACTTGATGTTCATGATGATTGTGGTACAAGATAGTTTTAAGTATGTTCTAAATATTTGCTGTAGTCTATTTGCTGTATATGCTGAAATTTTTGTATGCcatttagtatttttatagtttaggaaaatattttctaagacgAGTTTTAGATGACTCTTATTCCTGATGTAATATTCAGTGTACTGTACCTGCTTGGTGGTTAGAAGGAGGCTAGAAGATGAATTCAGGCACTTTCTTCCAATAAAGCTAATTATGGCTCATTCCCTTTGACAAGCCGTAGAATTGGGTTcgtttttaaactattttcatCAGTTTCAAATGGTAAAttctgattgatttttaaatacgTTTTTGGAAGAACTTTGCTATTCGATAGTTTACAGATCTTTATAAGGTGTTTTATATATTAGAAGCAATTATGATTACATCTGTGATTTCTGAACTAATGGTGCTAATTCAGAGATATGGGAAGTGCAAGTGAGATTCTCTGGCGTCATTGGCATTCcaactttttctctttgtttttgtccAGTGTTGCATTTGAATATGtctgtttctataaataaatttttgaagaATACCTATACTATACAACTCACGGTTTGTACCTGTAAGTCACTTGAGTTATTTTCAAGTGAgagccagtattttatttttcccccttcATTCAGATGTCATGCAGAGAACcagtattttacaattttattttaactgcTTCACTTATTGCTGAAAGTTGTGTTATCTCTCAAGTATTCGAAGactaaatgtgtttttttttcttcccactcACAATATATCTGAATTAGAACTGCTAAACACAgcttgaagatttaaaaataagtgactcagaagattttttaaaaaaatcaattgataGTATCTGTTGGTAAAAGTAAATATTGTGGCTAAGAGTCAACATCAGAAGTGTAGATAAAAGTTTTGTCTTCTAAGACACTGGTACGCACAGCATTAAAATATCTTCCTCACTATCAAGTTCCGAGACACTTCATTCCATTACAAACACTAAGCACAGAGGTGAGATCAGCGGACACAGTCATAGTCCTTGGTTTCTGGGCAGTGGTCTAATGACTTAATTCATGACAGGCCTGGGTGTATACATGCATAATTTAGCTTCCTTGTTTTTATGATTAATACATGCCCACTAGAAAATAACCAATACTGAAAAACAACTTCAGAAGTGACGTTCTCATCTAATCCTGCCTCCAGAGGTAACGTTGTGAGCTGTCT is a genomic window of Macaca mulatta isolate MMU2019108-1 chromosome 2, T2T-MMU8v2.0, whole genome shotgun sequence containing:
- the PXYLP1 gene encoding 2-phosphoxylose phosphatase 1 isoform X2, which encodes MDVLTALLLLVHLIPVSTAKNGVSSKSQKRIMPDPVTEPPVTDPVYEALLYCNIPSVAERSMEGHAPHHFKLVSVHVFIRHGDRYPLYVIPKTKRPEIDCTLVANRKPYHPKLEAFVSHMSKGSGASFESPLNSLPLYPNHPLCEMGELTQTGVVQHLQNGQLLRDIYLKKHKLLPNDWSADQLYLETTGKSRTLQSGLALLYGFLPDFDWKKIYFRHQPSALFCSGTCYCPVRNQYLEKEQRRQYLLRLKNSQLEKTYGEMAKIVDVPTKQLRAANPIDSMLCHLCHNVSFPCTRNGCVDMEHFKVIKTHQIEDERERREKKLYLGYSLLGAHPILNQTIGRMQRATEGRKEELFALYSAHDVTLSPVLSALGLSEARFPRFAARLIFELWQDREKPNEHSVRILYNGVDVTFHTSFCQDHHKRSPKPMCPLENLVRFVKRDMFVALGGSSTNYYDACHREGF
- the PXYLP1 gene encoding 2-phosphoxylose phosphatase 1 isoform X1 is translated as MLFRNRFLLLLALAALLAFVSLSLQFFHLIPVSTAKNGVSSKSQKRIMPDPVTEPPVTDPVYEALLYCNIPSVAERSMEGHAPHHFKLVSVHVFIRHGDRYPLYVIPKTKRPEIDCTLVANRKPYHPKLEAFVSHMSKGSGASFESPLNSLPLYPNHPLCEMGELTQTGVVQHLQNGQLLRDIYLKKHKLLPNDWSADQLYLETTGKSRTLQSGLALLYGFLPDFDWKKIYFRHQPSALFCSGTCYCPVRNQYLEKEQRRQYLLRLKNSQLEKTYGEMAKIVDVPTKQLRAANPIDSMLCHLCHNVSFPCTRNGCVDMEHFKVIKTHQIEDERERREKKLYLGYSLLGAHPILNQTIGRMQRATEGRKEELFALYSAHDVTLSPVLSALGLSEARFPRFAARLIFELWQDREKPNEHSVRILYNGVDVTFHTSFCQDHHKRSPKPMCPLENLVRFVKRDMFVALGGSSTNYYDACHREGF
- the PXYLP1 gene encoding 2-phosphoxylose phosphatase 1; amino-acid sequence: MPDPVTEPPVTDPVYEALLYCNIPSVAERSMEGHAPHHFKLVSVHVFIRHGDRYPLYVIPKTKRPEIDCTLVANRKPYHPKLEAFVSHMSKGSGASFESPLNSLPLYPNHPLCEMGELTQTGVVQHLQNGQLLRDIYLKKHKLLPNDWSADQLYLETTGKSRTLQSGLALLYGFLPDFDWKKIYFRHQPSALFCSGTCYCPVRNQYLEKEQRRQYLLRLKNSQLEKTYGEMAKIVDVPTKQLRAANPIDSMLCHLCHNVSFPCTRNGCVDMEHFKVIKTHQIEDERERREKKLYLGYSLLGAHPILNQTIGRMQRATEGRKEELFALYSAHDVTLSPVLSALGLSEARFPRFAARLIFELWQDREKPNEHSVRILYNGVDVTFHTSFCQDHHKRSPKPMCPLENLVRFVKRDMFVALGGSSTNYYDACHREGF